AAGAATACATAGCCACCCATCCGGATGTGAACTGTCCTTCGAAGGAAGGACCCATTCCGGATGCCGGTAGCATCATGGCGGCCATAGAAGCCTCGACCGGAAGAAGGCCGGGTGTCATAGTGGGAAAGCCGAACCCACTGGTGGTTGAGGTGATATCAAGGAAATTCAACGTTCCAAAAGAAAAGATGGCGATGGTCGGAGACAGACTCTACACCGACATAAAACTTGGGAAGAACGCCGGTATAGTCTCCATACTCGTTCTCACGGGAGAGACCATCCTGGAAGATCTGAAGTCTGCCAGCATAAAACCCGACTTTGTGTTCGAAAACCTGAAAGAACTATGCGAGGCTATCCAGTAGTTTCATCTCTTCCTCTGTCAGATTTATCTTCGTTGCCTCCAGGTTCTCCCTGAGGTGTTCCGCTCTGCCCGCCTTTGGTATGGCGACAACACCTGGCTTTGCGAGAAGCCACGCCAGCATGATCTGAAACACGGTGGCGTTGTGGTTTTTCGCTACATTCTCAAGGGCAGTTTTCACCTTCTCCGAGAGGAGGGTTCTTCTCAGAGGCGAGTAGGCAACCAGCGTTATGCCGTTTTTCTGACAGAACTCCAGAAGGCCGTCTTTTTCTGGTTCTCTGTCTTCGATGTTGTACTTGACCTGATCACAGACGATGGGTTCTTCCGATTTGTTGATCGCCTCTTCCAGGAGTTTTCTGTCAAAATTGGAAACACCGATGTATCTGATGAGGCCCTGTCTCACCCCTTCTGCCATTGCGGACAGAGTTTCCTCGAGTGGAACTTCAGGATTTGGCCAGTGGATGAGGTAAAGATCCACGTAATCTGTGTCGAGACGTTTCAAGGTGCTCTCCAGGGATCTCAAAAGATCGTCCCTTCTCAAGTGAGTTGGCCACACCTTCGACACTATGAACAGATCTTCCCTTTTGAATTCTTTGATCGCCTTTCCTATGAGTTCCTCCGTGTGTCCTCCTCCGTAGTACTCGGCGGTGTCTATGTGTGTGTATCCCATCCTTATCGCCGTTTTGAGAAGTTCTACCATCTCCTCGTCTCTCGAGTAATCCGGAGTTTCAAATCCACCTATTCCCCACGTACCAAGCCCAAGGGCGGGTATTTTCTCTCCTGTTCTTCCAAGTTTTTTGTATATCATTCTCAACGCCTCCTGAATTAGTCTGATATTATTATAACTCATTCTCTGGGAAACGGTGATAGAATTCAAACAAAATCGATGGGAGGTGAAGAAATGATAGATCTTCGTTCTGACACAGTCACAAAACCTACAGAAGAGATGAGAAAAGCGATGGCTCAGGCCGAAGTAGGAGACGATGTGTACGGGGAAGATCCCACAGTCAACGAACTGGAGAAACTTGCAGCGAAGATCTTCGGAAAGGAAGATGCTCTTTTCGTGCCATCTGGCACCATGGGAAACCAGGTCAGCATCATGGCACACACTCAAAGAGGCGATGAGGTGATACTCGAGGCAAACAGTCACATCTTCTGGTACGAAGTTGGAGCCATGGCAGTTCTTTCAGGTGTCATGCCCCATCCCGTTGCCGGGAAAAACGGTGTTATGAACCCTGCCGATGTGAAGAGAGCCATAAGACCTGAAAACATCCACTTTCCCAGAACCTCTCTTATCACCATCGAAAACACACACAACCGCTCCGGTGGCAGGGTAATACCCCTTGAGAATATGAAAGAGATCTACTCGATAGCCAAAGAATTCGGAATAAACGTCCATGTGGATGGTGCAAGAATCTTCAACGCTTCTGTTGCCTCCGGAATTTCTGTGAAGGAATACGCCAGGTATGCCGATTCCGTCATGTTCTGTCTCTCCAAAGGACTGTGTGCACCCGTTGGATCGGTAGTGGTCGGTGATAGCGAATTCATAAAAAAGGCAAGGAAGGCAAGAAAGATGCTCGGTGGCGGAATGAGGCAGGCGGGTGTTCTTGCCGCCGCCGGGATAATCGCCCTCACAAAGATGGTCGATCGTCTGAGAGAAGATCATGAGAACGCCAGATTCCTCGCCACGAAATTGAAGGAGATTGGATACCAGATAAGCCCTGAAGA
This DNA window, taken from Thermotoga sp. SG1, encodes the following:
- the ltaE gene encoding low-specificity L-threonine aldolase: MIDLRSDTVTKPTEEMRKAMAQAEVGDDVYGEDPTVNELEKLAAKIFGKEDALFVPSGTMGNQVSIMAHTQRGDEVILEANSHIFWYEVGAMAVLSGVMPHPVAGKNGVMNPADVKRAIRPENIHFPRTSLITIENTHNRSGGRVIPLENMKEIYSIAKEFGINVHVDGARIFNASVASGISVKEYARYADSVMFCLSKGLCAPVGSVVVGDSEFIKKARKARKMLGGGMRQAGVLAAAGIIALTKMVDRLREDHENARFLATKLKEIGYQISPEDVETNMVILRTSNLRVNASMFLKELEENGVLASVLSNTEIRLVTHKDVSRSQIEDALNVFEKLFRKLS
- a CDS encoding aldo/keto reductase; translated protein: MIYKKLGRTGEKIPALGLGTWGIGGFETPDYSRDEEMVELLKTAIRMGYTHIDTAEYYGGGHTEELIGKAIKEFKREDLFIVSKVWPTHLRRDDLLRSLESTLKRLDTDYVDLYLIHWPNPEVPLEETLSAMAEGVRQGLIRYIGVSNFDRKLLEEAINKSEEPIVCDQVKYNIEDREPEKDGLLEFCQKNGITLVAYSPLRRTLLSEKVKTALENVAKNHNATVFQIMLAWLLAKPGVVAIPKAGRAEHLRENLEATKINLTEEEMKLLDSLA